The Streptomyces sp. V4I8 genome includes the window CGTGCTGTTGGTGACCCACGGTCTGGCGATGCGGCTGTTCTGCATGCGCTGGTTCCACTGGACCGTCGCCGAATTCGAGTCGCTGTCGAACCCGGGGAACGCGGAGATGCGGATGCTCGTTCTCGGGGACGACGGCAAGTACACACTTGACCGGCCTTTCGAACGCTGGCGAGATCCGGAGCCGTACGGGACCACCGGATAGAGTGGCAGGGCGATGACCGCTGATTCCTCTCCCGAAAGGCGCCTGGACCGCGCCCTGGCCAGCCTGCGCGGACTCGCGGTGGGAGACGCGCTGGGCTCGCAGTTCTTCGTCCCGGTGAACTATCCGCTGCTGAAGCGCCGTGAGCTGCCGTCCGGGCCCTGGCAGTGGACGGACGACACGGAGATGGCCTGCTCCGTGGTCGCCGTCCTGGCCGCCCACCACCGCATCGACCAGGATGCGCTGGCCCGCTCCTTCGCCGAGCACCATGACTTCGACCGGGGCTACGGCCCTGCGGTCAACCGGCTGCTGCGCCTGGTCCGGGAGGGCGGGGACTGGCGCGAGCTGTCGGCCGCGCTCTTCAACGGACAGGGTTCCTGGGGTAACGGCGCAGCGATGCGGATCGCGCCCCTCGGCGCCTGGTACGCGGACGACCCGGAGCAGGCGACCCACCAGGCCGAGATCTCGGCCTACCCCACGCATCAGCACCGCGAGGCCGTCGTCGGCGCCATGGCCGTCGCTGCTGCCGCCGCGCTGGCCGCCGCTCCCGGTGGCCCGCCGAGCCCTGAATCGCTCCTCGACGACGTCGTCGCTCTCGTTCCGAAGAGCGCGGTGGGAGCAGGCCTACGGCGCGCCCGGGACATGCTCGACTACGCGGACGCGGCCACTGTCGCGGCCGTCCTGGGTTGTGGACGGCGTACGACGGCCCACGACACCGTGCCCTTCGCCCTCTGGTCTGCGGCGCGAGCCCTCGGTGACTATGAGCGGGCCTTCTGGACGACCGCGCAGGTCGGCGGTGACGTGGACACCACGTGCGCCATCGTGGGCGGCGTGATCGGCTCCGGGAAGGCCGGGGCCGCACCCGTCGCGTGGGTGGAGCGGACCGAGGCATTCCCGAAGTGGGTGCCGACGTCGGCGTAGTGCAGTGCGGCTGTCAGGCCGGACTCCTCGATAACTTTCTGTGCATGCCGGGAACTGTGTGTGACCGCCTGCCCGTTGTCGTGACAGCTGGTGTGCGCCGCCCGCTGGGGCGGCTCCGCACATGACGTACGAGCGGCGACGCAGGGGGTGGAGCCATGCAGTTCATGTCGGTGTTGGGCGGGCTCGGCGTGCTGGTCGTCGCGGCGGCTGCCGCGCGTGGCCTTCGGCTTTCCTGCGAGCACGGGGCACACCTGCCGTCGGTCGCCATGAGGGTGGTGCGGATGGCCGACGCGTGGTCCTCGTCGTCAGTCCTCCGGACGCGATCCGGCCATCCGCGGCGCTTCGCGGGCCCGGCCGGGTCAGCCGGCCATCGGCCCCGCCGTCCCGGCGAGGGCGTCCAGATCACTCTTGCGGACCCGGATCACGAACCATGCGGTGACCAGGGCGAGTACGGCCATCGCGGCGGCCGCCACGAAGCCCGTCGATATGCCCTGGGTGAGCACTTCGTGCCCCCATGGCCCGGGCAGTTGGTGCGTCTGGGCGAACTCCGCCTTCTGCTCGGCCGACCCCTCCGCCATGAACTTCGGCAGTTGCTTCTCCGCCTCGTCCCTGCTGGCCGAGCCGAACACCGTCGTCAGGATGGAGAGACCCAGCGAACCACCCACCTGCTGCGTGGTGTTGAGCAGCCCGGAAGCCGCACCGGCCTCGTGTGGTGCGACACCGGAGACCGCTGTGATCGTCAGCGTCACGAAGTTCAGGCCCATGCCGAAGCCGAAGGCCAGCATCGGGCCCAGGACTCCGCCGACGTACGAGCTGTCGGCGCTGATGAGGGTCTGCCAGGCCAGCCCGATCGCCGTGAGTGCCGAGCCCGCGAGCATGAACGGCTTGGGGCCGAGCACCGGCAGGAAGCGTTGCGACAGGCCCGCGCCGAGCGCGATCACGACCGTCACCGGAAGGAAGGCGAGACCGGCCTCGAT containing:
- a CDS encoding ADP-ribosylglycohydrolase family protein, with product MTADSSPERRLDRALASLRGLAVGDALGSQFFVPVNYPLLKRRELPSGPWQWTDDTEMACSVVAVLAAHHRIDQDALARSFAEHHDFDRGYGPAVNRLLRLVREGGDWRELSAALFNGQGSWGNGAAMRIAPLGAWYADDPEQATHQAEISAYPTHQHREAVVGAMAVAAAAALAAAPGGPPSPESLLDDVVALVPKSAVGAGLRRARDMLDYADAATVAAVLGCGRRTTAHDTVPFALWSAARALGDYERAFWTTAQVGGDVDTTCAIVGGVIGSGKAGAAPVAWVERTEAFPKWVPTSA